CTGCTGCGTAAAGACATGTGCTCCTGGAGCAAAGGCATGCAGATCAGGTCGGTTCAGAGAGGCTGCCATGTCTTATGTATAGACAGACTGTGTCTAATGTGTtttatagagtgtgtgtgtaacgtATATAATGTGGTGTACCAGGTATAACGTGAGTCAGCTGGAGGAGTGGCTGCGTGACAAGTCTCTGATGCTGTGTGGAGCCAAGGAGACTCTGGAGCCTCTGATTCAGGCTGCTCAGCTGCTGCAAGTCAAGAAGAAGACGGACGAAGACGCCGAGGCCATCTGCTCCATGTGCAACAGCCTGTCCACATCTCAGGTAACCAAACACAGCTCACTATTCTGCTCATGTACTAAACCAATTAGAGCCCTCTCTACCAGTCACGTACTGAActaaccaatcacagccctctCTACTACTCAGGTACTGAACTAGTCAATCACAGCCCTCTCTACCACTTAGTTCCTGAACTAACCAATCCCAGCCCTTGGGTACTCAATTTACCAGTCAAGCCCTATCACTGCAGAGAATGGGACAGGGGATCAGTTGAGTTAATAGTTCAAGGTTCAACGAATGAagtttgtctctgtgtttctgtgttcccaGATTGTGAAGGTGTTGAACCTGTACACTCCAGTCAACGAGTTTGAAGAGAGGGTGTCTGTTACCTTCATACGAACCATACAGgtaagacctgtctgtctgtctctgtctgtctgtctgtgtctgtctgtctgtgcatatAAGTAACTGTAACTAATGTATatattttctctctcactccctctttgtttctccctctctgtctccctgtccttcctctcctccccctctctctccctgtccttcccctcctccccctctctctccctgtccttcccttcctccccctctctctccctgtccttcccttcctccccctctctctccctgtccttcccttcctccccctctctctccctgtccttcccttcctccccctctctctgtctgtcagactcGTTTGCGGGACCGCTGTGAGACTCCTCAGCTGTTGATGGACACTAAGATCATCTACCCAGTCACCTTCCCTTTCAACCCTCCTCTCTGGCCCTGGAGACTATCCAAATACCAGGCTCCCTCAACCTAGCCTTCCTTACCCgcgtctacacacacacacacacacacacacacacacacacatacacaactaaTAGATAGGCTATACATatgtacacatgcatacacaaatCATTCTCTTCCTAACACATCCAAACACTTAcatacagtgcacacacacatacacacgctcagCCTCCACCCTACGGTAGTCTTTGTATCAGTAGTTGAAAGCCCATCGTCCTCCGCGTGTACAAATGCTCAACTCTAAGAGAATGCACCGCTACAGGCCACCTTTTCTCCTATCTTACCC
The sequence above is a segment of the Oncorhynchus masou masou isolate Uvic2021 unplaced genomic scaffold, UVic_Omas_1.1 unplaced_scaffold_15981, whole genome shotgun sequence genome. Coding sequences within it:
- the LOC135531482 gene encoding unconventional myosin-Va-like, with protein sequence VVKQQFYIIGAVTLNNLLLRKDMCSWSKGMQIRYNVSQLEEWLRDKSLMLCGAKETLEPLIQAAQLLQVKKKTDEDAEAICSMCNSLSTSQIVKVLNLYTPVNEFEERVSVTFIRTIQTRLRDRCETPQLLMDTKIIYPVTFPFNPPLWPWRLSKYQAPST